The uncultured Hyphomonas sp. genome includes a window with the following:
- a CDS encoding ElyC/SanA/YdcF family protein — MRWLRRIVFWLIFLDLVATALFWGASRFMDQSRTLTGGTGVVFYTDNNKDAAARIAKAVNLLKAGKLDRLYMVGGHRPQEGWLGSQEMALIAARGSGLGGRISADVESRDTISGLKNLARDAKTKAPGEIVFVSNCMQVIRAKVIYNAQPDHQSQVKGACPPGDLNPLDIWRRAHYEAGAWILYAMPAGWRDAVLDRLRGADEPAE, encoded by the coding sequence ATGCGCTGGCTTCGCCGAATCGTATTCTGGCTGATCTTCCTTGATCTGGTCGCAACCGCCCTCTTCTGGGGCGCGAGCCGGTTTATGGACCAATCGCGCACCCTGACCGGCGGCACGGGCGTCGTCTTCTACACAGACAATAACAAGGATGCCGCCGCGCGGATCGCCAAGGCGGTGAACCTCCTGAAGGCCGGCAAGCTGGACCGGCTTTACATGGTGGGCGGCCACCGCCCGCAGGAAGGCTGGCTCGGCAGCCAGGAAATGGCGCTGATCGCCGCGCGCGGTTCCGGCCTTGGCGGGCGGATCTCGGCGGATGTGGAAAGCCGCGATACGATCTCGGGCCTGAAGAACCTCGCACGCGATGCCAAAACCAAGGCGCCCGGTGAAATCGTCTTTGTTTCCAATTGCATGCAGGTGATCCGGGCGAAGGTCATTTACAATGCCCAGCCTGACCACCAGTCACAGGTCAAAGGGGCCTGTCCGCCGGGCGATCTCAACCCGCTCGACATATGGCGGCGCGCCCACTACGAGGCCGGTGCCTGGATCCTGTATGCAATGCCGGCAGGCTGGCGGGATGCCGTGCTGGACCGGCTGCGGGGCGCCGACGAACCCGCCGAATAA
- a CDS encoding phosphoenolpyruvate carboxykinase, whose protein sequence is MSDTVAILGELGIEPKSVRKNWNEARLYETSVATGEARVADGGPLVVETGQHTGRSAKDKFTVRDETTENTVWWDNNAAMTPAHFDALLEDFKTHLASKDVFAQELFGGADLSHRLPVTVITEYAWHSLFIRHLLRIPEAGEYENFESQFTIINCPSFRADPARHGCRSETVIAVNFAKRMVLIGGTSYAGETKKSVFTALNYYLPAKNVMPMHCSVNTSPDDDAAIFFGLSGTGKTTLSADASRILIGDDEHGWSENGLFNFEGGCYAKMIKLSEEAEPEIFATTKQWGTVLENVVMDAETRELDLDDATLAENSRGAYPISAIPNASLSGRCGQPKNLIMLTADAFGVLPPIAKLTPAQAMYHFLSGYTAKVAGTEKGVTEPTATFSTCFGGPFMPRHPSEYGNLLRELIGKYDVNCWLVSTGWTGGPYGTGHRMPIKATRALLNAALDGSLNDVEFRTDETFGFQVPVAVPGVDAKILDPRSTWADGAAFDKQAAKLADMFVENFAKFEAYVDDAVKAAAPKAKVSV, encoded by the coding sequence ATGAGCGATACTGTAGCTATCCTTGGAGAACTGGGGATTGAGCCCAAATCCGTCCGCAAAAACTGGAACGAGGCTCGTCTTTACGAGACGTCTGTTGCGACGGGCGAAGCACGTGTCGCTGATGGCGGCCCTCTCGTTGTAGAAACCGGACAACACACCGGCCGTTCCGCCAAGGACAAATTCACCGTCCGTGATGAAACGACGGAAAACACGGTGTGGTGGGATAACAATGCGGCCATGACGCCGGCCCATTTCGATGCCCTGCTGGAAGACTTCAAAACCCACCTGGCCAGCAAGGATGTGTTCGCTCAGGAACTTTTCGGCGGCGCTGACCTGTCCCACCGCCTGCCGGTGACCGTGATCACCGAATACGCCTGGCACTCGCTCTTCATCCGTCACCTGCTGCGGATTCCGGAAGCCGGCGAATATGAGAACTTCGAGTCGCAATTCACCATCATCAACTGCCCGAGCTTCCGTGCAGATCCGGCGCGCCATGGCTGCCGCTCCGAAACGGTGATCGCGGTCAACTTCGCCAAGCGCATGGTCCTGATCGGCGGCACGTCCTATGCCGGTGAGACCAAGAAGTCCGTCTTCACCGCCCTGAACTATTACCTGCCGGCCAAGAATGTCATGCCGATGCACTGCTCGGTGAACACCTCGCCGGATGATGACGCGGCCATCTTCTTCGGCCTGTCGGGCACCGGCAAGACGACCCTGTCCGCCGACGCCAGCCGCATTCTGATCGGCGACGACGAACATGGCTGGTCGGAAAACGGCCTCTTCAACTTTGAAGGCGGCTGCTACGCCAAAATGATCAAGCTGTCGGAAGAGGCAGAGCCGGAAATCTTCGCAACGACAAAGCAGTGGGGCACTGTCCTCGAAAACGTCGTGATGGATGCCGAAACCCGCGAACTGGACCTCGACGATGCGACGCTCGCCGAGAACTCCCGCGGCGCCTACCCGATCTCGGCCATCCCGAATGCGTCCCTGTCAGGCCGCTGCGGCCAGCCGAAAAACCTCATCATGCTGACGGCAGATGCCTTCGGTGTCCTGCCGCCAATCGCCAAACTGACCCCGGCCCAGGCGATGTACCACTTCCTGTCCGGCTACACCGCCAAGGTTGCCGGCACAGAGAAAGGCGTCACCGAACCGACGGCGACCTTCTCCACCTGTTTCGGCGGCCCGTTCATGCCGCGCCATCCGTCCGAATACGGAAACCTGCTGCGCGAGCTCATCGGCAAGTATGATGTGAACTGCTGGCTGGTCTCCACCGGCTGGACCGGCGGCCCGTACGGCACCGGCCATCGCATGCCGATCAAGGCCACCCGCGCCCTGCTGAACGCCGCCCTCGACGGCTCGCTGAACGATGTCGAGTTCCGCACGGACGAGACCTTCGGCTTCCAGGTTCCGGTCGCCGTGCCGGGGGTCGATGCAAAGATCCTCGATCCGCGTTCGACCTGGGCCGACGGCGCTGCCTTTGACAAGCAGGCTGCCAAACTGGCCGACATGTTCGTGGAGAACTTCGCGAAGTTCGAAGCCTATGTGGACGATGCCGTGAAGGCCGCTGCACCGAAGGCCAAAGTCTCGGTCTGA
- a CDS encoding acetyl-CoA C-acyltransferase: MREAVIVSYARTGMAKANRGSLNDTHGITMAGHAIKSAIERAGIEPGAVEDVFLGSAQPEGATGHNVARNAALWAGCPSTTSGATINRFCSSGLQAIANAAHTVINEGAPVAIGGGVESLSLVSRSGHMNTFRYTEEELMKKWPAIWMTMIETAEIVADRYGVSREDQDRYSAESQKRTAAFQESGKMAEEIVPLKTRMKMVNKETGEETYQDVVCDKDECNRPGTTYETLAGLKPVFSGGMVVKEGKYVTAGNASQLSDGAAAVVVMEAQEAKKRGLTPMGRFVGFNVAGCDPDEMGIGPVFAVPRLLERHGLTVDDIDLWELNEAFASQCLYSRDRLGIDPEKYNVNGGSISIGHPFGMTGARCTGSILMEGKRRGAKWGVVTMCIGGGMGGAGLFEIYS; this comes from the coding sequence ATGCGTGAAGCCGTTATCGTATCTTACGCCCGTACGGGCATGGCAAAAGCCAACCGCGGGAGTCTGAACGACACCCACGGCATCACCATGGCGGGTCACGCCATCAAGAGCGCCATCGAGCGCGCCGGCATCGAGCCGGGTGCGGTCGAAGACGTGTTCCTCGGCTCCGCTCAGCCGGAAGGCGCCACCGGACATAACGTTGCCCGGAACGCCGCGCTCTGGGCCGGTTGCCCGTCCACCACCTCCGGCGCGACCATCAACCGTTTCTGCTCGTCCGGCCTGCAGGCGATCGCAAACGCGGCGCACACCGTCATCAACGAAGGCGCCCCGGTCGCCATCGGCGGCGGTGTGGAATCGCTGTCGCTCGTTTCCCGCTCCGGCCACATGAACACCTTCCGCTACACGGAAGAGGAACTCATGAAGAAATGGCCGGCGATCTGGATGACCATGATCGAAACTGCCGAAATCGTTGCGGACCGTTACGGCGTCAGCCGCGAAGATCAGGACCGTTACTCCGCTGAATCCCAGAAGCGCACCGCCGCCTTCCAGGAATCCGGCAAGATGGCCGAAGAGATCGTCCCGCTGAAGACCCGCATGAAAATGGTCAACAAGGAAACCGGCGAAGAGACCTATCAGGACGTCGTCTGCGACAAGGACGAATGTAACCGCCCGGGCACGACCTATGAGACCCTCGCTGGCCTGAAGCCCGTCTTCTCCGGCGGCATGGTCGTCAAGGAAGGCAAGTATGTGACCGCTGGTAACGCGTCGCAGCTGTCCGATGGCGCCGCTGCCGTGGTCGTCATGGAAGCGCAGGAAGCCAAGAAGCGCGGCCTGACCCCGATGGGCCGTTTCGTCGGCTTCAACGTCGCCGGTTGCGATCCGGACGAAATGGGCATCGGCCCGGTCTTCGCTGTGCCGCGCCTGCTGGAGCGCCATGGCCTGACCGTTGACGACATCGACCTGTGGGAACTGAACGAAGCCTTTGCGTCGCAGTGCCTTTACAGCCGTGACCGTCTGGGCATCGACCCGGAGAAGTACAACGTCAATGGCGGCTCGATCTCCATCGGCCACCCGTTCGGCATGACCGGCGCACGCTGCACCGGCTCCATCCTGATGGAAGGCAAGCGCCGCGGCGCCAAGTGGGGCGTTGTCACCATGTGTATCGGTGGTGGCATGGGCGGCGCCGGCCTGTTCGAAATCTACAGCTAA
- a CDS encoding porin, which produces MAFPPSPKSIFASCLCLAALGFLPLPAMAEDWETQIFGRAQYDYTGSEGDQSGFEHDGGEIRTARLGLDLKRGGTKVRLEVARNPSGEAELTDVYVKQALGHSGWSVRAGQFKTRNSLDEQTSGRFTSFFERPAFTDAFAFDRRAGVQLERNGKRHSVYAGLFAGNVNDTAFSGTHAAAVRYVFTPMLTETELLHLGVSLRWREADDQGFRYRQRPFSHDTDPILSTPRFAREDLFAGIEAATIRGPAWLAAEAGVMEAGHGPAGEAVFTGGYLEAGYVLGGHRTYEHSKFDRPKVYRPVTEGGPGALVLAVRADWLDMTDSPADGGRMDTIALAADWYATSHIHAGINLYRIEAELGSASSGLAPAFAAYRLAGGTSEEVTGASLRIQFDF; this is translated from the coding sequence TTGGCGTTTCCGCCCTCCCCCAAATCCATTTTCGCCAGCTGCCTGTGCCTCGCCGCACTCGGTTTCCTGCCCCTGCCAGCCATGGCGGAAGACTGGGAAACGCAGATCTTCGGCCGTGCACAGTATGACTATACCGGATCAGAGGGTGACCAGTCCGGCTTTGAACATGACGGTGGCGAGATCCGTACAGCCCGTCTCGGACTGGACCTCAAACGCGGCGGCACGAAGGTCAGGCTGGAAGTCGCACGCAACCCATCCGGCGAGGCAGAACTCACCGATGTCTATGTGAAGCAGGCGCTCGGGCACTCGGGCTGGTCTGTCCGCGCCGGGCAGTTCAAGACCCGGAACTCCCTCGACGAGCAGACATCGGGCCGCTTCACATCCTTCTTCGAACGCCCGGCTTTTACCGATGCGTTCGCCTTCGACCGGCGCGCCGGTGTGCAGCTGGAACGCAATGGCAAACGCCACTCCGTTTATGCTGGTCTGTTTGCGGGCAACGTCAATGACACGGCGTTTTCCGGCACGCATGCCGCGGCCGTACGCTATGTCTTCACGCCGATGCTGACAGAGACCGAACTGCTGCACCTGGGTGTTTCGCTGCGGTGGCGCGAGGCCGACGATCAAGGATTCAGGTACAGGCAGCGCCCCTTCTCCCACGATACCGACCCGATCCTGTCCACGCCGCGCTTTGCCCGCGAAGACCTTTTCGCCGGCATCGAGGCCGCGACGATCCGCGGCCCAGCCTGGCTGGCGGCGGAAGCGGGTGTGATGGAGGCGGGCCATGGCCCGGCGGGCGAGGCGGTCTTCACGGGCGGCTATCTCGAAGCCGGTTATGTGCTTGGCGGCCACCGCACCTATGAACACAGCAAGTTCGACCGGCCGAAGGTTTACCGCCCGGTGACGGAGGGCGGCCCCGGCGCGCTGGTCCTGGCCGTGCGCGCGGACTGGCTGGACATGACCGACAGCCCGGCCGATGGCGGGCGGATGGACACAATCGCCCTCGCTGCGGACTGGTACGCCACCTCCCACATCCATGCCGGGATTAATCTCTATCGGATCGAGGCGGAGCTGGGGTCGGCCTCCTCAGGGCTTGCCCCGGCTTTCGCCGCTTATCGGCTGGCAGGTGGAACGTCTGAAGAGGTCACCGGTGCCAGCCTGAGAATTCAGTTCGACTTCTGA
- a CDS encoding TlpA disulfide reductase family protein: MIRTLLATTALLTLASACSPSGGDTAAPEDAAATTGDLAALPEDATGFITANPLPLADDGSIRRDDYGRPYEYALLGEQLPHFTGTMLDGTAFDSTDLNQWTVIDVWGVWCSDCLADAPYAAALARAIDQDPDLDFVSIHVPASAARTSPEELYKKYGSIEAYFDEKGYSYPVVLDTDASLRSALQIGWTPSYLLVSPDGVVKGYRSEFSAAKGEPVKDFLKDVARVKAGQ, encoded by the coding sequence ATGATCCGCACTCTGCTTGCCACCACGGCGCTGCTGACCCTTGCCAGCGCCTGCAGCCCGTCCGGCGGAGACACCGCCGCGCCGGAAGATGCGGCCGCCACGACGGGTGACCTGGCCGCCCTGCCCGAAGACGCAACCGGTTTCATCACCGCCAACCCGCTGCCACTGGCAGACGATGGCAGCATCCGCCGCGATGATTATGGCCGCCCGTATGAATATGCCCTTCTGGGGGAACAGCTGCCGCACTTCACCGGCACGATGCTGGACGGCACCGCGTTCGATTCCACCGACCTGAACCAGTGGACCGTGATCGATGTGTGGGGCGTGTGGTGCAGCGACTGCCTGGCCGATGCGCCGTACGCCGCAGCTCTCGCGAGGGCCATCGACCAGGATCCGGATCTCGACTTCGTGTCGATCCACGTCCCGGCCAGCGCCGCCCGTACCTCGCCGGAGGAGCTCTACAAGAAGTATGGCTCCATCGAGGCTTATTTCGATGAGAAAGGCTATTCCTACCCGGTCGTCCTCGACACGGATGCGAGCCTTCGGAGCGCGCTGCAAATCGGTTGGACACCGTCCTACCTTCTCGTCTCGCCGGACGGTGTGGTGAAGGGCTATCGCAGCGAATTCTCGGCCGCGAAAGGCGAACCGGTGAAGGACTTCCTGAAAGACGTCGCCCGCGTGAAGGCCGGACAGTAG
- a CDS encoding TrkH family potassium uptake protein, with protein sequence MQLRPLLLAIGIMTVLLGVAMLPCALIDWADKRPEAYVFSVSSFGAVFIGTCLWVLSRGEVQRTGQREGFLLTVLVWTALPAVAAIPFIASGMSFTDAMFESVSGLTTTGATVMTGLDSLPRGLLLWRSIIQWFGGIGIIVTAIAILPQLRVGGMQLFQLENSDRSGKFLPRVTDIATYLGLTYLIISLTCALVYYLCGMTWFDAICHAMTTMSAGGYSTHDASFGYFNDTPAAYAATFFMFVAGLPFSLLAMLLLQGRIRPMLNDPQPRLYALIALGLASIIVIYHEAVVDPPIFNHVFHGFKEALFNIISVMTGTGYASAPYDTWGTPVMAIVLGATFVGGCAGSAACGLKMFRLEIASKAMLAYSQRMVQPHRRSPIKYGGKTVDEDTLQSVMVFMFLYFATFLLSAALLGLDGLDAMTAISGAATTLSNVGPGLGPINGPSGTFQSFSDFATWVCTINMLLGRLEFVVVFVVLTRRFWRG encoded by the coding sequence ATGCAGCTGCGCCCGCTCCTTCTTGCCATCGGCATTATGACCGTGCTCCTGGGCGTGGCGATGCTGCCATGCGCGCTGATCGACTGGGCAGACAAGCGCCCGGAAGCCTATGTTTTCTCGGTATCCTCCTTCGGGGCCGTGTTTATCGGCACGTGTCTCTGGGTCCTCTCGCGGGGGGAGGTGCAGCGCACCGGCCAGCGCGAAGGCTTCCTGCTGACCGTGCTGGTCTGGACGGCCTTGCCGGCGGTGGCCGCCATTCCCTTCATCGCCTCGGGAATGAGCTTCACCGACGCCATGTTCGAAAGCGTGTCCGGCCTGACCACGACCGGCGCGACCGTGATGACAGGGCTCGACTCCCTGCCGCGCGGCCTGCTGCTGTGGCGGTCGATCATCCAGTGGTTCGGCGGCATCGGCATTATCGTGACGGCCATCGCCATCCTGCCGCAGCTGCGCGTCGGCGGGATGCAGCTCTTCCAGCTGGAGAATTCCGACCGGTCCGGCAAGTTCCTGCCGCGCGTGACCGACATCGCGACCTATCTGGGCCTGACCTATCTGATCATCTCGCTGACCTGCGCACTGGTCTATTATCTCTGCGGCATGACCTGGTTCGATGCCATCTGCCACGCCATGACCACCATGTCGGCCGGCGGCTACTCCACCCATGACGCATCTTTCGGCTATTTCAACGACACGCCGGCGGCCTATGCGGCGACCTTCTTCATGTTCGTGGCCGGCCTGCCATTCAGCCTGCTGGCAATGCTGCTGCTGCAGGGGCGGATCCGGCCGATGCTGAACGACCCGCAGCCGCGCCTCTATGCCTTGATCGCGCTTGGCCTGGCCAGCATCATCGTGATCTATCACGAGGCAGTGGTGGACCCGCCGATCTTCAATCACGTCTTCCATGGCTTCAAGGAAGCCCTGTTCAACATCATCTCGGTGATGACCGGAACGGGCTATGCCTCTGCGCCTTACGACACCTGGGGCACGCCGGTCATGGCCATCGTGCTAGGCGCGACCTTTGTTGGCGGATGTGCCGGGTCTGCGGCCTGCGGACTGAAAATGTTCCGGCTGGAGATCGCCTCCAAGGCGATGCTCGCCTATTCGCAGCGCATGGTGCAGCCGCACCGCCGCTCGCCGATCAAATACGGCGGCAAGACGGTGGACGAAGACACGCTCCAGTCGGTGATGGTCTTCATGTTCCTTTACTTCGCGACCTTCCTGCTCTCGGCGGCGCTGCTCGGCCTTGACGGGCTGGACGCGATGACCGCCATTTCCGGCGCGGCGACGACCCTCTCGAATGTCGGCCCCGGCCTTGGCCCGATCAACGGCCCGTCCGGCACGTTCCAGAGCTTCTCGGACTTCGCCACCTGGGTCTGCACGATCAACATGCTGCTCGGGCGGCTCGAATTCGTCGTCGTTTTTGTGGTCCTGACCCGCCGCTTCTGGCGTGGGTAA
- a CDS encoding Glu/Leu/Phe/Val dehydrogenase, translating to MFDHPSFDAHEGVHMFHDAASGLRAIIAVHSTARGPAAGGCRMWDYDSGEAMLKDALRLSQGMSYKNAMADIPLGGGKSVIWGNARTDKSPELFRAFGRAVNSLQGQYTTAEDVGVSVADMEIVREETPYVAGLDKGEAASGDPSPVTARGIFLGLVETAKRALGTGDLTGKTVAVQGVGHVGAYLCDHLAKAGADLIITDIDQAALDAVSKRTGARIVAPDAIYDVEADIFAPCALGAVVNEQTLDRFRFKAIAGGANNQLIVPEMGELLRRKGILYAPDYVINGGGIINVAAEISGNYSREWVEAKLARLVETLGKVLDEALSKDTPTNVVADRIARERIAAAK from the coding sequence ATGTTCGACCACCCCTCCTTCGACGCCCATGAAGGCGTCCATATGTTCCATGACGCCGCCAGCGGTCTGCGGGCCATCATCGCCGTCCACTCCACGGCCCGCGGCCCGGCGGCGGGCGGCTGCCGGATGTGGGATTATGACAGCGGCGAGGCCATGCTGAAGGACGCCCTGCGCCTCAGCCAGGGCATGAGCTACAAGAACGCCATGGCCGACATTCCGCTGGGCGGCGGCAAGTCCGTGATCTGGGGCAATGCCCGGACAGACAAGTCGCCGGAATTGTTCCGCGCCTTCGGCCGCGCCGTGAACAGCCTGCAGGGCCAGTACACAACGGCAGAAGATGTCGGCGTCAGCGTCGCCGATATGGAAATCGTGCGGGAGGAAACGCCTTATGTCGCCGGGCTCGACAAGGGTGAAGCCGCCTCGGGCGACCCGTCTCCGGTCACGGCCAGGGGCATTTTCCTCGGCCTCGTCGAAACCGCAAAACGGGCACTCGGCACAGGCGACCTCACCGGCAAAACGGTCGCGGTCCAGGGTGTCGGCCATGTCGGCGCCTATCTTTGCGACCATCTGGCAAAGGCCGGGGCTGACCTCATCATCACCGATATTGACCAGGCAGCGCTGGACGCGGTCTCAAAGCGGACCGGCGCACGGATCGTCGCCCCGGATGCCATTTACGATGTCGAGGCTGACATCTTCGCGCCCTGCGCCCTTGGCGCCGTGGTGAATGAGCAGACGCTGGACCGGTTCAGATTCAAGGCGATCGCGGGCGGCGCCAACAATCAGCTGATCGTGCCGGAAATGGGCGAGCTGCTGCGGCGCAAGGGCATCCTGTACGCCCCGGACTATGTCATCAATGGCGGCGGCATCATCAATGTCGCAGCCGAAATCTCCGGCAATTATTCGCGTGAATGGGTCGAGGCCAAGCTGGCCCGGCTTGTCGAGACGCTGGGCAAAGTGCTCGACGAGGCGCTCTCGAAGGATACGCCGACCAATGTCGTGGCCGACCGGATCGCGCGCGAACGGATCGCCGCGGCTAAGTAG
- a CDS encoding universal stress protein: MSVVAMLEGSDSADRASTQTALGIARRLDVPVSGVCALPDPAATLIVMSTPEATGLAANATHDISAMQDEVIARARAAFEDVTKGESVPCDFSHIVDVAERAGANAATLADAVVFPHSVQKAADPLSLSFEYVLMDARLPVVMAGSQPLTDGPVIVAWDGSNGAARAVRFHLPIVKAFGEVIIAQNESDLGKDQPRDASSPAALEAWLDSHNVKHKRMPIEGQVASGLLALAKGSGASIIVAGAYGHSRIGERLFGGTTQRLLDAKEAPALALAR, from the coding sequence ATGTCCGTCGTCGCCATGCTGGAAGGGTCGGACTCCGCCGACCGCGCTTCAACACAGACCGCGCTCGGGATCGCCCGGCGTCTGGACGTGCCGGTCAGCGGCGTTTGCGCCCTGCCCGACCCGGCCGCCACCCTGATCGTGATGTCGACCCCGGAAGCGACAGGCCTCGCCGCCAACGCAACCCACGACATCTCGGCCATGCAGGACGAAGTCATTGCCCGCGCCAGGGCGGCGTTCGAGGACGTGACGAAAGGTGAGAGCGTGCCCTGCGACTTCTCCCATATCGTCGATGTCGCCGAGCGCGCAGGCGCCAATGCCGCAACGCTGGCCGATGCGGTCGTGTTTCCGCACAGCGTGCAGAAAGCGGCTGACCCGCTCAGCCTGTCATTTGAATATGTCCTGATGGACGCCCGCCTGCCAGTGGTCATGGCCGGGTCGCAGCCGCTGACCGATGGCCCCGTGATCGTTGCCTGGGACGGATCGAATGGCGCCGCCCGGGCCGTGCGGTTCCACCTGCCCATCGTCAAGGCCTTCGGCGAAGTGATCATCGCGCAGAACGAGTCCGACCTCGGCAAGGATCAGCCGCGCGACGCCTCCAGCCCGGCGGCGCTGGAGGCCTGGCTCGACTCTCACAATGTGAAACACAAGCGCATGCCGATCGAAGGCCAGGTGGCCAGCGGTCTCCTGGCCCTTGCCAAGGGCAGCGGCGCTTCGATCATCGTCGCGGGGGCTTATGGCCACTCCCGCATCGGCGAGCGCCTGTTCGGCGGCACGACCCAGCGCCTGCTGGATGCCAAAGAAGCACCGGCCCTCGCCCTCGCACGCTAA
- a CDS encoding DUF3604 domain-containing protein, with protein sequence MLKQATALAVIMTLAACSGTGTPAEETAAPAADVQATETAGRTAGYNPDRNAYFGDLHIHTRSSFDAYIFNVRRTADDAYRFALGETIQHPSGFDMTIAGGPLDFYTVTDHAEYLGILPAMDTPGTKLSELPRAKDMFSTDPDKITAAFQGVGASVRTGKPIEDMYDLDTINSVWLQNVAAADKYNQPGKFTTFAAYEFTSVTTPDENGGFGGGNLHRNVFFKGKAPVRAFSTLDSTNPEDLWDWMDAQREAGMEVISIPHNSNVSDGQMFRLETYNGEPMDTAYAEQRMRNEPLVEVTQVKGTSETHPDLSPNDEWANFEIYDQLLGAYVVGATNGSYVREAYRNGLKLQEEKGFDPFRFGLVAASDSHVAGGSYSEEDYWSKIGIVDGTPVARGSVPFPGTTGWADQPEDNPVVKNATNWFSRWSASGLTGVWAEENTREAIFDAFRRKETFATTGPRMKVRFFGGFGFDEAMLSSANLSHEAYEGGVPMGGDLVGTGEAPAFIAWAQRDPNGGTLQRLQVVKVTSDGEEVIDVACDNGTPDPSTRRCTDNGATVDMASCTPENEGASELKVLWTDPDFDPARRATYYVRVLENPSCRWSTWEAMRNGTPPRPDVPETIQERAYTSPIWYIPGG encoded by the coding sequence ATGTTGAAGCAAGCGACGGCTTTGGCCGTAATCATGACATTGGCCGCCTGCAGCGGCACGGGCACGCCGGCTGAAGAGACCGCGGCGCCGGCAGCGGACGTGCAGGCGACGGAAACGGCGGGCCGTACGGCTGGTTACAATCCTGACCGGAATGCCTATTTCGGCGACCTTCACATCCACACCCGCTCCAGCTTCGACGCCTATATCTTCAATGTGCGCCGCACCGCCGACGACGCCTATCGCTTTGCCCTCGGCGAAACGATCCAGCACCCGTCCGGCTTCGACATGACGATTGCCGGCGGCCCGCTCGACTTCTACACCGTCACCGACCATGCCGAATATCTCGGCATCCTGCCCGCCATGGACACGCCCGGAACGAAACTGTCCGAACTGCCGCGCGCCAAGGATATGTTCTCCACCGATCCGGACAAGATCACGGCGGCCTTCCAGGGCGTCGGCGCGTCCGTGCGTACCGGCAAACCGATCGAAGACATGTATGATCTCGACACGATCAATTCGGTCTGGCTGCAGAATGTCGCGGCAGCGGACAAGTACAACCAGCCCGGCAAATTCACGACCTTTGCCGCCTATGAATTCACCTCGGTGACCACACCGGACGAGAATGGCGGCTTTGGCGGCGGCAACCTGCACCGCAACGTCTTCTTCAAGGGCAAAGCGCCCGTGCGCGCTTTCTCCACGCTCGATTCCACCAATCCGGAAGACCTCTGGGACTGGATGGATGCCCAGCGGGAAGCTGGCATGGAAGTCATCTCCATCCCGCACAACTCCAATGTGTCGGATGGCCAGATGTTCCGTCTGGAAACATATAATGGCGAGCCGATGGACACCGCCTACGCCGAACAGCGCATGCGCAACGAGCCGCTGGTCGAAGTGACGCAGGTGAAGGGTACAAGCGAGACCCACCCGGATCTTTCGCCAAACGACGAGTGGGCCAATTTCGAAATCTATGACCAGCTTCTGGGCGCCTATGTCGTCGGCGCGACGAACGGATCCTATGTGCGCGAAGCCTACCGCAACGGGCTGAAGCTGCAGGAAGAAAAGGGTTTCGACCCGTTCCGCTTCGGCCTCGTGGCCGCGTCTGACAGCCATGTGGCCGGCGGCTCCTATTCCGAGGAAGACTACTGGTCGAAGATCGGCATCGTCGATGGCACGCCGGTCGCGCGCGGCTCGGTCCCCTTCCCCGGCACGACCGGCTGGGCCGACCAGCCCGAAGACAATCCGGTCGTCAAGAACGCCACCAACTGGTTCTCCCGCTGGAGCGCCAGCGGCCTGACCGGCGTCTGGGCGGAAGAGAACACGCGTGAAGCGATCTTCGATGCCTTCCGGCGCAAGGAGACCTTCGCAACGACCGGCCCGCGCATGAAGGTGCGCTTCTTCGGCGGTTTCGGTTTTGACGAGGCCATGCTGTCTTCGGCGAACCTGTCGCACGAAGCCTATGAAGGCGGCGTACCGATGGGCGGCGACCTGGTCGGCACCGGTGAGGCACCGGCCTTCATCGCCTGGGCCCAGCGCGACCCGAATGGCGGCACGCTGCAGCGCCTACAGGTGGTGAAAGTCACCAGCGATGGCGAGGAAGTCATCGATGTGGCCTGCGACAATGGCACGCCGGACCCATCTACCCGCCGCTGCACCGACAATGGGGCAACCGTGGACATGGCCAGCTGCACGCCGGAGAATGAAGGCGCCAGCGAACTGAAAGTCCTGTGGACGGACCCGGATTTCGACCCGGCCCGCCGCGCGACCTATTATGTCCGTGTGCTGGAGAATCCGTCCTGCCGCTGGTCGACCTGGGAAGCCATGCGCAATGGCACCCCGCCCCGGCCGGATGTGCCTGAGACGATTCAGGAACGAGCCTACACATCGCCGATCTGGTACATTCCGGGCGGCTGA